A stretch of Electrophorus electricus isolate fEleEle1 chromosome 3, fEleEle1.pri, whole genome shotgun sequence DNA encodes these proteins:
- the emilin1a gene encoding EMILIN-1a, protein MAQHFLCCLVALALPGHIQGAGPYAGHSQHVDQSLALSAAQDGARPVSRHRNWCAYVVVKTVSCVMEDGVETYVKPDFQRCSWGQCSRVVAYRTYRRPRYKIAYKMVTEMEWKCCHGYSGEDCSHSSHGDSQVSSGRPSTTQTGSRNEQEVGGGRGDSDKIRQLEEKIQSLTRDLQDVKSSLHGVNQRLQEESRHRDDHGGHNPSDAAPPKMKETINSIQTKLDMLDNMTQMHDRTLNNISNHLGSTSEDRGGHYGTLKEEVLRELELRVALSCSTCQSGVENVLQQQREDRERIRALEKHVSVMEQHHKQTLEVLHGKLSHLRSCCDSAVDLERRVGAVERKASSTAEAHDILQGRLEKELKGLSGNGGRGKAPEERLNGRLRDLERRLNGTVRKAEQKCAHTESSMKELLHREIGQIRNSVLTHDHSIRMTNIQLDITELKGSVYDHRDRITQLENTMSVLGDKLKAAAGLCAETCAAQEKGNRTEDMVKTLEWKVVANKEDIRRFDTRLKDLSVSGDSLIGHVSDLSQDVQKLQRLMGENGENFNMIVTEVETLGKDRNDCSSAIGSLGDELRGFRNATSDVLKRWHGEITNLWNKVDSDESMCSQVCSNLQEEVGKLKEEVEVCQGQCKISMSQQNSLTGTLNKELQSIQGELLGVKLNIGVLNDTLKGLGHTVHRHGNTLINLGNSKDRIFSEIDKIQENLTEYIEDSQGRFNQVGREIENFSSNMLVELGECRRAGEGLEKRLLKLEEVCERLDSLSQNLQQIRDGLSRHVSGLWTCVNGLNTSVVSHGVAIDSIQNVHLENIQDKLTNLNSSLLHMHNKFQTFTEQDFTGPPGPQGENGNPGMPGPQGPPGREGPQGIPGKQGLVGPPGLRGEEGPPGDKENIPRLAFSAALTRPQVNAGTIVFNNVFVNEGEAYNQHTGIFTAPVEGHYYFSAVLTGHKNVKVEAVLSKSNYGIARGDSAGYQPEGLEKPIAETRHTPGSLVVFSVILLLQEGESVCIDLVTGKLADSVEPLTIFNGMLL, encoded by the exons gaacTGGTGTGCCTATGTAGTAGTGAAGACTGTTAGCTGTGTCATGGAGGATGGAGTGGAAACCTACGTGAAGCCAGATTTCCAGCGCTGTTCCTGGGGCCAGTGCTCACGGGTCGTGGC GTATAGAACATACAGAAGACCCAGGTACAAGATTGCTTACAAAATGGTGACAGAGATGGAGTGGAAGTGTTGCCACGGTTACTCAGGTGAAGACTGCAGTCACAGTTCCCATGGTGACTCACAGGTCAGCAGTGGCAGACCCTCGACAACACAGACTGGATCCAGGAATGAACAGGAAGTTGGAGGAG GAAGAGGTGACAGCGACAAGATCAGACAACTTGAGGAGAAGATCCAAAGTCTGACCAGGGATCTCCAAGATGTGAAGTCCAGCTTACATGGAGTGAACCAGCGGCTACAGGAGGAGTCTCGCCACAGAGACGACCATGGTGGACACAACCCCTCAGATGCTGCCCCACCAAAGATGAAGGAGACCATCAACAGCATCCAGACCAAGCTGGATATGCTGGACAACATGACCCAAATGCACGACAGGACACTCAACAACATCAGCAACCACCTGGGCAGCACCAGCGAGGACCGTGGAGGTCACTACGGCACGCTGAAGGAGGAGGTCCTACGGGAGCTGGAACTTCGCGTTGCACTGTCCTGTTCGACGTGCCAGAGCGGGGTGGAGAACgtgctgcagcagcagcgggAGGATCGGGAACGCATCCGGGCCCTGGAGAAGCACGTGAGCGTCATGGAGCAGCACCACAAGCAGACGCTGGAGGTGCTGCATGGGAAGCTGTCGCACTTGCGGAGCTGCTGCGATTCTGCGGTGGACCTGGAGAGGCGGGTCGGCGCCGTGGAGAGGAAGGCGAGCTCCACCGCGGAGGCGCACGACATCCTCCAAGGCCGGCTCGAGAAGGAGCTGAAGGGATTGAGTGGAAACGGAGGCCGGGGTAAAGCGCCGGAGGAGAGGCTAAACGGCCGGCTCAGGGACCTGGAGCGCCGGCTGAACGGAACCGTGAGGAAGGCCGAGCAGAAATGCGCTCACACCGAGAGCAGCATGAAGGAGCTGCTGCACAGGGAGATCGGCCAGATCCGCAACTCTGTCCTCACTCATGACCACAGCATCAGAATGACCAACATACAGCTGGACATCACGGAACTGAAGGGTTCCGTCTATGACCACAGGGATCGAATAACCCAGCTGGAGAACACGATGTCCGTGCTGGGCGACAAGCTGAAGGCAGCGGCGGGTTTGTGTGCAGAGACGTGCGCTGCGCAGGAGAAGGGAAATCGAACCGAGGACATGGTGAAGACCCTGGAGTGGAAAGTCGTTGCCAATAAGGAAGACATCCGGAGGTTCGACACCAGGCTGAAGGATCTCTCCGTGTCTGGTGACTCCTTGATTGGTCACGTTTCTGACCTCAGCCAAGATGTTCAGAAGCTCCAGCGTCTGATGGGGGAGAATGGTGAGAACTTCAACATGATTGTCACCGAGGTGGAGACATTGGGGAAAGACCGCAACGATTGTAGTTCTGCTATCGGTTCCCTAGGTGACGAGCTCCGTGGCTTCAGAAATGCCACCAGCGATGTCCTCAAGAGATGGCACGGTGAAATCACCAATTTGTGGAACAAAGTGGACTCTGATGAAAGCATGTGCTCACAGGTGTGTTCGAACCTGCAGGAGGAAGTGGGTAAGCTCAAAGAGGAAGTGGAGGTTTGCCAGGGGCAGTGCAAGATCAGTATGAGCCAACAGAATTCTCTAACTGGCACACTAAACAAGGAGCTCCAGTCTATCCAAGGTGAGCTCTTGGGAGTCAAGCTGAACATCGGCGTCCTCAACGACACGTTGAAGGGGCTTGGTCACACCGTTCACAGACACGGCAACACTCTAATCAATTTGGGAAATTCTAAGGACAGGATCTTCTCGGAGATCGACAAAATCCAGGAGAACCTGACCGAGTACATTGAGGACAGCCAGGGACGCTTCAATCAAGTTGGCCGGGAGATAGAGAACTTCAGCAGTAACATGCTGGTCGAGCTGGGCGAGTGCAGGCGTGCTGGAGAGGGTCTGGAGAAGAGGCTTCTGAAGCTGGAGGAAGTATGTGAGAGACTGGACTCACTCTCACAGAACCTGCAGCAGATCAGGGATGGTCTGAGCAGACATGTGTCTGGGCTCTGGACCTGCGTTAACGGGCTCAACACCTCTGTCGTCTCTCACGGAGTGGCCATTGACAGCATCCAGAATGTTCATCTGGAGAACATCCAGGACAAGCTCACCAACCTCAACTCCTCGCTGCTACACATGCACAACAAATTCCAGACCTTTACTGAACAAGACTTTACTG gACCTCCTGGACCACAAGGAGAGAATGGCAACCCTGGCATGCCTGGTCCGCAGGGTCCCCCTGGCAGAGAAGGCCCACAAGGCATCCCAGGAAAGCAGGGATTGGTGGGCCCACCAG GCCTCAGAGGTGAAGAGG GCCCACCAGGAGACAAGGAAAACATCCCAAGACTGGCCTTTTCAGCTGCACTCACTCGACCGCAGGTCAATGCAGGCACCATCGTCTTCAACAACGTCTTCGTCAATGAAGGAGAGGCATATAATCAGCACACAG GCATCTTCACAGCTCCAGTGGAAGGACACTATTACTTCAGTGCCGTCCTGACTGGCCACAAGAACGTGAAGGTCGAGGCGGTGCTGTCCAAGTCGAACTACGGCATCGCTCGCGGCGACTCGGCTGGCTACCAGCCCGAGGGCCTGGAGAAGCCCATAGCAGAGACCAGACACACGCCAGGCTCCCTGGTTGTCTTCAGCGTCATTCTCCTCCTGCAGGAGGGCGAGAGCGTCTGCATCGACCTGGTGACGGGTAAACTGGCTGACTCGGTCGAACCCCTGACCATCTTTAATGGGATGCTACTCTAA